From Sediminibacterium sp. TEGAF015, a single genomic window includes:
- a CDS encoding beta-N-acetylhexosaminidase: MKYLFLAISCLCMLSSFAQQSPIIPQPAELKMGQGTFAVGKKTIIVTKGGGLEKSASFLQAYIKKMYGLSLPISKTAKHQGNIVLSYARMDYSIPGAYQMEVNNDGVVIEGDNEAGVFYGVQSLIQLFPFSKESNLTIPQLSVKDQPRFAYRGMHLDVARHFFPVDFIKKYIDFIAMHKMNTFHWHLTEDQGWRIEIKKYPKLTSVGAFRNGTTIGRYPGTGNTNTRYGGYYTQEQIKEVVRYAADRYVEVIPEIELPGHSSAAIAAYPELSCFPDSSTKVPAKVAWNGSRTGKQVQQTWGVFEDVFAPTETTFKFLENVFDEVIQLFPSKYIHIGGDECPKEAWKKSSFCQQLIKEKGLKDEHELQSYFIQRVEKYLNSKGKQIIGWDEILEGGLAPNATVMSWRGEQGGIEAAKQKHNVIMTPGGWMYFDHKQTKNEDSVTIGGYTTVQKVYSYDPIPKALTAAEAKYVLGAQANVWTEYMTNTSKVEYQIFPRMSALSEVLWTPKEKKDWNNFEKRLQHQFKRYDWMGINYSKAYFDPANNSTENTKNP; the protein is encoded by the coding sequence ATGAAATACTTATTTCTTGCCATTTCATGTTTATGTATGCTCTCTTCTTTTGCACAGCAAAGCCCCATCATCCCTCAACCAGCCGAATTGAAAATGGGTCAGGGAACTTTTGCTGTTGGCAAGAAAACCATCATTGTTACAAAAGGGGGGGGACTTGAAAAATCTGCATCCTTTTTACAAGCATACATAAAAAAAATGTATGGTTTATCATTACCTATATCAAAGACTGCGAAACATCAAGGCAATATTGTATTGTCCTATGCGCGTATGGATTATAGCATTCCAGGAGCCTATCAAATGGAAGTTAATAATGACGGTGTGGTAATTGAGGGTGACAATGAAGCAGGGGTCTTTTATGGTGTTCAGTCCTTAATTCAGCTATTCCCATTCAGCAAAGAAAGTAACCTGACCATACCTCAATTATCGGTAAAAGACCAACCCAGATTTGCATACAGAGGCATGCACTTAGACGTAGCAAGACATTTTTTCCCGGTAGATTTCATAAAAAAATATATCGACTTCATTGCGATGCATAAAATGAATACCTTTCATTGGCATCTTACAGAAGATCAGGGCTGGAGAATTGAAATCAAAAAATATCCGAAGTTAACTTCAGTTGGTGCCTTCAGAAATGGTACGACCATTGGAAGATATCCCGGAACAGGCAATACCAACACCCGATATGGTGGCTATTATACCCAAGAACAAATTAAAGAAGTGGTTAGATATGCCGCAGATAGATATGTAGAAGTGATACCGGAAATTGAACTACCTGGACACTCTTCTGCCGCGATTGCCGCTTACCCGGAGCTAAGTTGTTTTCCTGATTCAAGCACCAAAGTGCCGGCAAAAGTAGCCTGGAACGGATCAAGAACAGGAAAACAAGTACAGCAAACCTGGGGCGTTTTTGAAGATGTTTTTGCGCCTACCGAAACCACATTTAAATTTTTAGAGAATGTATTTGATGAAGTAATTCAGTTATTCCCTTCTAAATATATTCATATTGGAGGCGATGAATGTCCAAAAGAAGCATGGAAGAAATCTTCTTTCTGTCAACAGTTAATCAAAGAGAAAGGCTTGAAGGATGAGCATGAACTGCAGAGCTACTTTATTCAAAGAGTAGAAAAATATTTAAATAGTAAGGGGAAGCAAATTATTGGCTGGGACGAAATTCTGGAAGGTGGTCTTGCACCAAATGCAACAGTAATGAGCTGGAGAGGTGAGCAAGGTGGCATTGAAGCTGCCAAACAAAAACACAATGTTATTATGACTCCTGGTGGCTGGATGTATTTTGATCACAAGCAAACAAAAAATGAGGACTCCGTTACCATTGGAGGTTATACAACTGTTCAAAAAGTATACAGCTATGATCCGATTCCAAAAGCTTTAACAGCAGCAGAAGCCAAATATGTTTTGGGTGCTCAGGCAAATGTGTGGACTGAATACATGACAAATACTTCAAAAGTTGAATACCAGATTTTTCCAAGAATGAGTGCGCTTAGTGAAGTTTTATGGACGCCAAAAGAGAAAAAAGATTGGAACAATTTTGAAAAAAGACTGCAGCATCAGTTTAAGCGCTATGATTGGATGGGAATCAATTATTCAAAAGCATACTTTGATCCCGCCAATAACAGCACAGAAAACACCAAAAATCCTTAA
- the hutI gene encoding imidazolonepropionase: protein MKSIVHHIQLLVNTRMHTNVLRGSELALLPTIADAYLIIENGIILRYGHMQDLNREEQADEWIDATGAMVMPAWCDSHTHLVFAETRESEFVDKIKGLSYEAIATKGGGILNSARKLANCSEEELFDRAMIRLHSLMQLGTGAIEIKSGYGLNTEQELKMLRVIQRIKSAAPIPVKASFLGAHTYPLAYKENHEGYIDEIINEMLPLIAKEKLADYIDVFCEQGFFNVEETERICKAGIALGLKPKIHANQLHASGGVQLGVGLQAVSVDHLETMDADAIKALSNSNTIGTLLPTAAFFLRMPFQPARTLLEANAAIALASDYNPGSSPSGNMNFVVSLSCIQMRMLPEEAINAATLNGAYAMELGEELGSITPGKRANLIFMKQVPSLAYIPYSFGNNLIDKVMINGHFI, encoded by the coding sequence ATGAAATCGATTGTGCATCATATTCAACTGCTGGTTAACACCAGAATGCATACAAATGTTTTACGCGGTTCCGAACTGGCTTTACTGCCAACAATAGCAGATGCTTATCTGATTATTGAGAATGGAATAATACTTCGTTACGGCCACATGCAAGATTTAAATAGGGAAGAGCAGGCTGATGAATGGATAGACGCAACGGGCGCAATGGTAATGCCCGCCTGGTGTGACAGTCACACACATTTGGTTTTTGCAGAAACAAGGGAATCAGAATTTGTAGATAAGATAAAGGGGTTGAGTTACGAAGCCATTGCTACAAAGGGAGGGGGGATATTGAATTCTGCCCGCAAGTTGGCGAATTGTAGTGAAGAGGAGTTGTTTGATAGGGCCATGATCCGCTTACATTCCCTTATGCAATTAGGTACTGGTGCTATAGAAATTAAAAGTGGATATGGCTTGAATACCGAACAGGAATTGAAAATGTTAAGGGTTATTCAGCGCATAAAATCAGCTGCACCAATTCCGGTTAAAGCAAGTTTTCTGGGGGCACATACTTATCCGCTGGCTTATAAAGAGAATCACGAAGGCTATATTGATGAAATTATCAATGAAATGTTGCCTCTAATTGCCAAAGAAAAACTGGCAGACTATATTGACGTTTTTTGTGAACAGGGATTTTTTAATGTGGAAGAAACAGAAAGGATTTGTAAAGCAGGTATTGCATTGGGATTAAAACCTAAAATACATGCGAACCAGCTGCATGCGTCCGGAGGTGTTCAGTTAGGAGTAGGTTTACAAGCAGTATCAGTGGATCATCTGGAAACGATGGATGCGGACGCCATAAAAGCATTGAGCAATTCAAATACTATTGGAACACTGCTGCCAACTGCTGCGTTCTTTCTAAGAATGCCTTTTCAGCCTGCCAGAACTTTGCTGGAAGCCAATGCAGCTATTGCACTGGCGTCAGACTATAATCCCGGCTCTAGCCCAAGTGGTAATATGAATTTTGTGGTATCCCTAAGTTGTATTCAAATGCGCATGCTTCCGGAAGAAGCTATCAATGCGGCAACACTTAATGGGGCATACGCCATGGAACTGGGGGAGGAACTCGGAAGTATTACACCCGGTAAAAGAGCCAATCTGATTTTTATGAAGCAAGTTCCTTCGCTTGCTTATATTCCTTATTCTTTTGGGAACAATCTAATTGACAAAGTGATGATCAATGGTCATTTTATTTAG
- a CDS encoding spheroidene monooxygenase, protein MIATLHIVRYPALMGWAGFLSMAIFRLPLWLNKKISFYKLMGCGKNGSFDKTPDLRQWALLLATEADDMQTPKMITNWWRFFGCEIWELELEPIEGHGTWDQKAVFGNLPKQTTYEGPICVLTRATIRISQLGRFWSHVDAIANQMAGTKGFIISIGIGEVPWIKQATFSIWESKASMKEFAYKMQEHASVIKKTYQEKWYSEDMFVRFRPVKSTGTLKGKLPFEIKL, encoded by the coding sequence ATGATTGCAACTTTACATATTGTGAGGTACCCGGCATTAATGGGTTGGGCAGGGTTTCTATCAATGGCAATATTCCGTCTACCCCTATGGCTGAACAAAAAAATTTCCTTTTATAAATTAATGGGCTGTGGAAAGAATGGAAGTTTTGACAAAACGCCTGATTTACGCCAATGGGCTTTATTGCTGGCTACTGAAGCGGATGACATGCAAACACCTAAAATGATTACCAATTGGTGGCGTTTTTTTGGTTGTGAAATATGGGAACTGGAGTTAGAACCCATTGAAGGACACGGAACCTGGGATCAAAAAGCAGTATTTGGCAATTTACCCAAGCAAACCACCTATGAAGGACCTATCTGTGTGCTTACAAGAGCTACCATCAGAATATCGCAGTTGGGCCGATTCTGGTCGCATGTTGATGCCATCGCCAATCAAATGGCAGGTACTAAAGGGTTCATTATCTCAATTGGAATTGGAGAAGTTCCCTGGATAAAGCAGGCAACATTCAGTATTTGGGAATCGAAAGCTTCCATGAAGGAATTTGCCTACAAAATGCAGGAGCATGCCTCTGTTATTAAGAAAACCTATCAGGAAAAATGGTACAGCGAAGACATGTTTGTTCGCTTCCGACCTGTAAAATCTACTGGTACATTGAAGGGAAAATTGCCGTTTGAAATAAAATTGTAA
- a CDS encoding arginine deiminase family protein, with the protein MKVSVTSEIGTLRRLLVHSPDSGLGKVVPSKAQDWLFEDIVHLDTIRKDEYDYYTKILLYFLDPEKIKGKLAYIDSETENRAFYKPEHPHFYRSDKVIELQWLLADLLQNEAIKTQLVSSICAIEGCTYQMQNELLTYEPNELAKTLISGTTTSMQLLFAPIPNFIFTRDLGITIKDYVLLNKPAKKARTREALLAKYIFFNHPLFAEFTGKIIELSDSHHSFLLPKEDDERKITLEGGDIMVVSENHILVGVSERTSSEAAVKITQTLFEMGLMEKVTIVKIPKKRDYMHIDTVFTQVKRNVWVMLGNFSRKAVKHEDETAVERILEIKKEEKIKILQFHRSKPEEPISFESLEDLLIDISKVDLQCKEEVQIIFSGNNEFPYSAREQWTDSCNLLALKEGVVLGYDRNDKTTEAFKNAGFTIIGVKELLRLLETGSITTDQIKDTFILMPSAELSRARGGFHCMSMPLWREPLKL; encoded by the coding sequence ATGAAAGTTTCCGTAACATCAGAAATTGGAACCTTAAGAAGATTATTGGTACATAGCCCGGACAGTGGTCTGGGAAAAGTAGTGCCATCCAAAGCACAAGACTGGCTATTTGAAGACATTGTACATCTAGACACTATACGAAAAGACGAATACGACTATTACACCAAAATATTGCTATACTTTCTGGATCCAGAAAAGATAAAAGGCAAATTGGCATATATAGATTCCGAGACTGAAAACAGGGCTTTTTACAAACCCGAACATCCCCATTTTTACAGATCTGATAAAGTAATAGAATTACAATGGCTGTTAGCGGACTTATTACAGAATGAAGCAATTAAAACGCAATTGGTATCATCCATCTGTGCAATTGAAGGTTGTACCTATCAAATGCAAAATGAACTGCTGACTTATGAGCCTAATGAACTTGCAAAGACATTAATTTCAGGCACAACTACCAGCATGCAATTACTGTTTGCCCCCATTCCCAATTTTATTTTCACACGAGATCTAGGTATTACTATCAAAGATTATGTTCTATTGAATAAACCTGCCAAAAAAGCAAGAACCAGAGAGGCATTACTGGCTAAATATATTTTCTTTAATCATCCCCTTTTTGCAGAGTTCACTGGAAAAATCATTGAACTTTCCGACTCACATCATAGTTTTTTACTACCAAAAGAAGACGACGAAAGAAAGATAACGCTTGAAGGCGGAGACATCATGGTAGTAAGTGAGAATCATATCCTGGTGGGCGTAAGTGAGCGTACCTCTTCAGAAGCAGCAGTTAAAATTACCCAGACACTTTTTGAAATGGGACTAATGGAAAAAGTTACCATTGTAAAAATCCCTAAGAAGCGAGACTATATGCATATAGATACTGTTTTTACGCAGGTCAAAAGAAATGTATGGGTGATGCTGGGAAATTTTTCTAGAAAAGCCGTTAAACACGAAGATGAGACTGCTGTTGAAAGAATACTGGAAATTAAAAAAGAAGAAAAAATCAAAATCCTGCAGTTTCATAGAAGCAAACCAGAGGAACCTATCTCCTTTGAAAGCCTGGAAGACCTTTTGATTGATATCAGCAAAGTAGACTTACAATGCAAGGAAGAGGTACAGATAATTTTCTCAGGCAATAATGAGTTTCCCTACAGCGCAAGAGAGCAATGGACAGACTCCTGTAATTTACTTGCACTAAAGGAGGGAGTTGTATTAGGCTATGACAGAAACGATAAGACAACGGAAGCATTCAAGAATGCTGGATTTACCATCATTGGTGTAAAAGAACTATTGCGTCTATTAGAAACTGGAAGCATAACGACAGATCAGATTAAAGATACTTTTATTTTAATGCCTTCTGCCGAATTATCCCGTGCACGCGGAGGATTTCATTGTATGAGTATGCCATTGTGGAGAGAACCCTTAAAATTGTAA
- the pyk gene encoding pyruvate kinase, which translates to MSKNLEKYLHKNMDKAAGVKHVMHKTKIVATVGPACDSYDQLLDLVKAGVNVFRLNFSHGSHEDKLAIIEHIRNINKTQPYNIAILADLQGPKLRVGEIENNALDLQVGDILTFTNEKCIGTKEKIYVSYPNLAGDVVIGNTIMIDDGKIEVKVTGIEKNGDVKVVVTLGGILSSKKGLNLPDTKISLPALTEKDLADLEFIIEQQCDWVALSFVRSVKDIVILRSKLDEKKSKTKIIAKIEKPEALVNIRDIIIESDAIMVARGDLGVELPVEQIPLIQKELIRKCIHRAKPVIVATQMMESMIDRVKPNRSEITDVANAVLEGADAVMLSGETAAGQHPALVVETMRKIIAEVEKNEYRYNRSEDLKPQPHSPSFYSDAVCYNAAKMAEDVSANALIGMTQSGYTAFMLSSYRPSSPLFIFTKERSLVNQLSLSWGVRAFYYSEEESLDDIVADQIDILKQRGFLKTGDAVINTGSTPVDQHLPTNLIKLTRVV; encoded by the coding sequence ATGTCAAAGAATTTAGAGAAGTATCTACACAAGAACATGGACAAGGCAGCAGGTGTAAAGCACGTGATGCACAAAACAAAGATTGTTGCTACGGTTGGACCAGCCTGTGATTCATACGACCAGCTGTTAGATTTGGTGAAAGCCGGAGTGAATGTTTTCAGATTGAATTTCTCACACGGAAGCCATGAAGATAAGTTAGCCATTATTGAACATATCAGGAACATCAATAAAACACAACCTTATAATATTGCTATTCTTGCAGATTTACAAGGTCCCAAATTAAGAGTGGGTGAAATAGAAAACAATGCATTGGATTTACAAGTAGGTGATATCTTAACATTCACTAACGAAAAATGCATTGGTACAAAAGAAAAAATTTATGTTTCTTATCCCAACCTTGCAGGCGATGTAGTTATTGGGAATACCATCATGATTGACGATGGTAAGATTGAAGTAAAAGTAACAGGTATCGAGAAGAATGGTGATGTTAAGGTTGTTGTAACTTTAGGGGGAATTCTTTCTTCTAAGAAGGGATTAAACTTACCCGATACAAAAATTTCTTTACCTGCTTTAACAGAAAAAGATCTAGCTGACCTTGAATTCATCATTGAGCAACAATGCGATTGGGTGGCACTTAGTTTTGTAAGAAGTGTAAAAGACATCGTTATCTTAAGAAGTAAGCTAGACGAAAAGAAAAGCAAGACGAAGATTATTGCTAAAATTGAGAAGCCAGAAGCACTTGTAAATATTCGTGATATCATAATTGAAAGTGATGCTATCATGGTAGCTCGAGGAGACTTAGGTGTTGAATTACCAGTAGAACAAATTCCTTTGATTCAGAAAGAATTGATTCGCAAATGTATTCACAGAGCAAAACCTGTTATTGTAGCTACCCAGATGATGGAAAGTATGATTGACCGGGTTAAGCCAAACAGAAGTGAAATTACGGATGTGGCTAATGCCGTGCTAGAAGGTGCTGATGCTGTGATGTTAAGTGGCGAAACAGCTGCTGGACAGCATCCAGCATTGGTAGTTGAAACCATGCGTAAGATTATTGCCGAGGTTGAAAAAAATGAATACAGATACAATCGTTCAGAAGATTTGAAACCTCAACCACACTCTCCGTCTTTTTACAGCGATGCAGTTTGTTATAATGCAGCAAAAATGGCAGAAGACGTTTCCGCAAACGCTTTAATTGGAATGACCCAGAGTGGTTATACCGCTTTTATGCTAAGCAGTTATAGACCTTCATCTCCCTTATTTATTTTCACTAAAGAAAGATCCCTGGTTAACCAATTAAGTTTGAGCTGGGGCGTAAGGGCGTTTTATTATTCTGAAGAAGAAAGTTTAGATGATATTGTTGCTGACCAAATTGATATTTTAAAACAACGAGGATTTTTAAAGACAGGAGATGCGGTAATTAATACTGGTAGTACACCGGTAGATCAGCATTTACCAACTAACCTGATTAAGTTAACGCGTGTAGTATAA
- a CDS encoding formimidoylglutamase has translation MQHFRFYNKQDILSITRIRRFETKLGERVQAITNPANLEESLRASSADYIVLGIPEDIGVKANGGIGGTDSAWLSFLHAFLNIQSNDFLEGSNILLLGHFDFSSLANVIDQNALNSEEKMEAYRHAVNAIDDAVEQIIHIITQNKKIPIVIGGGHNNAYPCIKGAAKGFYKAGVIPIAQINAVNLDAHADFRPMEGRHSGNGFTYAEEDGYLEKYCVIGIHENYIPQNVWMDMVNNPFIDCITYEDIFIHEKRTFLQAVAHATSFTDDTLCGIELDLDAIAGVLSSAQSKVGISPVQARQFIQYAAADTKAAYLHISEGAVQLTNGEKDPGTGKLISYLVSDFIKGQLIY, from the coding sequence ATGCAACACTTTCGTTTCTATAACAAACAGGATATACTCTCAATAACCCGCATCCGTCGTTTTGAAACCAAGCTGGGTGAGCGAGTTCAGGCCATTACCAATCCTGCCAATCTGGAAGAAAGTTTACGGGCCAGTTCAGCTGATTATATTGTTTTGGGCATCCCTGAAGATATTGGCGTAAAAGCTAACGGGGGGATTGGGGGAACCGACAGTGCATGGTTGTCTTTTTTGCACGCATTTTTGAACATTCAGAGTAACGATTTTCTGGAAGGAAGTAATATCCTTTTACTGGGACATTTTGATTTTTCTTCACTTGCAAATGTAATTGATCAAAATGCTTTGAACTCTGAAGAAAAAATGGAAGCCTATCGTCATGCAGTGAATGCTATTGACGATGCGGTGGAGCAAATTATTCATATTATTACGCAGAACAAAAAGATACCTATTGTTATTGGAGGAGGGCATAATAATGCTTATCCATGTATCAAAGGCGCTGCCAAAGGGTTTTATAAAGCAGGCGTAATACCAATTGCTCAAATTAATGCGGTTAATTTAGATGCACATGCCGATTTCAGACCCATGGAAGGTAGACATAGTGGGAATGGGTTTACTTATGCTGAAGAAGATGGTTATTTAGAAAAGTATTGTGTTATTGGCATACATGAAAATTATATTCCTCAGAATGTATGGATGGATATGGTAAACAATCCTTTTATAGATTGCATTACTTACGAAGATATTTTCATTCATGAAAAACGAACCTTTCTACAGGCAGTTGCGCATGCCACATCTTTTACGGATGATACACTTTGTGGAATTGAATTGGATTTGGATGCAATTGCAGGTGTATTATCCAGTGCTCAATCCAAAGTAGGTATCAGCCCGGTTCAGGCCAGGCAGTTTATTCAATATGCAGCGGCAGATACTAAAGCTGCTTATTTGCATATATCAGAGGGTGCAGTACAATTAACCAATGGAGAGAAAGATCCAGGTACAGGAAAATTAATTAGTTATTTGGTCAGCGATTTCATAAAAGGCCAGCTGATATATTAA
- the pfkA gene encoding 6-phosphofructokinase, with protein MGNKKVSKIGVLTSGGDAPGMNAAIRAVVRTGLYHGLEVFGIMRGYSGMIDDDIFPMNSRSVANIIQRGGTVLKTARSMEFMEHAGRKIAYENLKKRGIDGLVIIGGDGSFKGAQKFSNEFDIPCIGLPGTIDKDIAGSDFTIGFDTAVNTAVSAIDKIRDTADAHDRLFIVEVMGRDAGYIALHSGISTGAENILIPETETDIEALISSLSEQEKRKKLVNIIVVAEGDKYGANEISSIIKKRLPQADTRVCILGHIQRGGSPTCLDRLIASRMGFAAVECLLNGTNNVMVGILNNQLHYTPLDLAIKAKQKISEDWLKIVKILAS; from the coding sequence ATGGGCAATAAAAAAGTCAGTAAGATTGGAGTTTTAACATCAGGGGGAGACGCCCCGGGCATGAATGCCGCCATTAGAGCAGTAGTAAGAACCGGATTATACCATGGATTGGAAGTATTTGGCATCATGCGCGGTTACAGTGGCATGATTGATGATGATATTTTTCCAATGAACTCCAGGTCGGTTGCCAATATAATTCAAAGAGGAGGCACTGTATTAAAAACAGCGCGTTCTATGGAATTCATGGAACATGCGGGCAGAAAAATTGCTTATGAGAACCTAAAGAAAAGAGGGATTGATGGTCTGGTAATCATTGGCGGAGATGGTAGCTTTAAAGGGGCTCAGAAATTCAGCAATGAATTTGACATTCCTTGCATAGGCTTGCCAGGGACTATTGATAAAGATATTGCAGGAAGCGATTTTACCATTGGGTTTGATACGGCTGTTAATACAGCTGTGAGTGCAATAGATAAAATCAGAGATACAGCTGATGCACACGACAGGCTTTTCATAGTAGAAGTTATGGGAAGAGATGCCGGATATATTGCTTTGCACAGCGGTATTTCAACTGGTGCAGAAAACATTCTGATTCCCGAAACGGAAACAGATATTGAGGCCTTAATAAGTTCATTATCTGAGCAGGAAAAAAGAAAAAAACTAGTTAATATCATTGTTGTTGCTGAAGGAGATAAATATGGCGCCAATGAAATTTCCAGTATCATCAAAAAAAGACTCCCTCAAGCAGATACAAGGGTATGTATATTAGGTCATATACAAAGAGGTGGCTCCCCTACTTGCTTAGACAGATTAATTGCGAGCCGTATGGGATTTGCTGCAGTTGAATGCTTACTGAATGGCACCAACAATGTAATGGTTGGGATATTAAATAACCAGCTACACTATACCCCACTAGATTTAGCAATTAAAGCAAAACAAAAAATTTCGGAAGATTGGTTAAAGATTGTAAAAATTCTAGCCAGTTAA
- a CDS encoding SDR family oxidoreductase, translated as MKVMITGANGFTGQHLAVFLADQGFPIFAVSRGSTLMIAHSGINYHTCELTNVSSVTQLVEAIQPDWIIHVAAMSKPDECDCKREECIANNVEATIHLGEAALKVNARFVYFSTDFIFGENGPHQEDDTPDPLNFYGVSKWQAEQWVRKHIPSAVIVRPVFMYGPQHLNGRPSFIQWVEQQLQQGKTIKVVNDQFRTPTYVMDICVGVQTIITENHAGIFHLAGPEIITPYEMAVQVAKVLSLDEKLIIPVDSSTFPEPVIRAKRSGLQIEKAKSVLNYKPRSFSEGVRLSFVAQ; from the coding sequence ATGAAAGTAATGATTACTGGAGCTAATGGTTTTACAGGTCAGCATTTAGCTGTATTCCTTGCAGATCAAGGGTTTCCCATATTTGCAGTTTCACGTGGTTCTACACTTATGATAGCTCATTCAGGAATAAATTATCATACATGTGAACTAACAAATGTTAGTTCGGTGACGCAACTGGTTGAAGCCATACAACCTGATTGGATTATTCATGTTGCAGCCATGAGTAAACCGGATGAGTGTGATTGCAAAAGAGAAGAATGTATAGCAAATAATGTAGAAGCAACCATTCATTTGGGTGAAGCTGCGCTAAAAGTAAATGCAAGGTTTGTCTATTTTTCAACTGATTTTATTTTTGGAGAAAATGGTCCACACCAGGAAGATGACACACCAGATCCACTCAATTTTTATGGTGTTTCTAAGTGGCAGGCAGAGCAATGGGTTAGGAAGCATATTCCATCCGCCGTTATTGTAAGACCTGTTTTTATGTATGGTCCTCAACATTTGAATGGAAGGCCAAGTTTTATTCAATGGGTAGAACAACAACTACAGCAAGGTAAAACAATCAAGGTAGTGAATGATCAATTCCGAACACCTACTTATGTAATGGATATTTGTGTTGGAGTACAAACGATCATTACTGAGAATCATGCTGGAATTTTTCATCTGGCCGGTCCTGAAATAATTACGCCTTACGAGATGGCCGTTCAGGTGGCAAAAGTTTTGTCACTAGACGAAAAACTGATTATACCTGTTGATAGCAGTACATTTCCAGAACCCGTAATCAGGGCTAAAAGATCAGGTTTGCAAATAGAAAAAGCAAAGTCAGTTTTAAATTATAAACCCCGCTCTTTTTCAGAGGGGGTTCGATTGTCATTTGTTGCCCAGTGA
- the ctlX gene encoding citrulline utilization hydrolase CtlX, producing the protein MQHTSHLLMIKPVNFSFNAETAVNNSFQTPSEEKNIQEKASIEFETFIEKLKANEIDVTVVEDTPDPYTPDSVFPNNWISFHDDGSICLYPMFALNRRKERKATVLSAIAEKFKVVETLDFTANEEKEQFLEGTGSMVLDRENRIAYACLSPRTHTSVLEQFCVRMNYKPVAFTSVDIAGAPIYHTNVMMCVADEYVIICLESIKDAQEQDKVVAEILGTKKKIIEISFNQMNHFAGNMLQVHNAKGQRFLVMSSQAYQALDTTQINEIEQYNTIIHSDIKTIETNGGGSARCMMAEIFLPLK; encoded by the coding sequence ATGCAACACACGAGTCATCTTTTAATGATTAAACCGGTGAATTTTAGCTTTAATGCTGAAACAGCTGTGAACAATAGTTTTCAAACGCCGTCTGAAGAAAAAAATATTCAGGAAAAAGCCAGCATAGAATTTGAAACATTTATTGAGAAACTAAAAGCAAATGAAATTGATGTTACAGTTGTAGAAGATACGCCTGACCCTTACACCCCGGATTCTGTATTTCCCAACAACTGGATATCCTTTCATGATGATGGAAGTATTTGTTTGTATCCCATGTTTGCATTGAACAGAAGAAAAGAACGAAAGGCCACCGTTTTGTCTGCCATAGCTGAAAAATTCAAAGTAGTGGAAACCCTTGATTTTACAGCCAATGAAGAAAAGGAACAATTTCTGGAAGGTACAGGAAGCATGGTACTAGATAGAGAAAACAGAATCGCATATGCATGTTTATCTCCCAGAACACATACTAGTGTCTTAGAACAATTCTGTGTTCGAATGAATTACAAGCCTGTAGCATTTACTTCAGTTGATATTGCAGGAGCCCCCATTTATCATACCAATGTAATGATGTGCGTGGCAGATGAATACGTAATCATTTGTTTGGAATCAATCAAAGATGCTCAGGAACAAGACAAAGTTGTAGCGGAAATTCTGGGGACTAAGAAAAAAATCATTGAAATCAGTTTCAATCAAATGAATCATTTTGCCGGCAATATGCTTCAGGTGCACAATGCAAAAGGCCAGCGTTTTCTGGTGATGTCTAGCCAGGCATACCAGGCACTTGATACTACTCAAATAAATGAAATTGAACAATACAACACCATTATTCACAGCGATATCAAAACCATTGAAACCAATGGAGGCGGTAGTGCCCGATGCATGATGGCTGAGATTTTTCTTCCGCTGAAATAA